The genome window AGACCGAGTTTGAAGACGAGGCCATGGGGCTGGCCCTGGGGGCCATCGACTATATTCGCAAGCCGTCCAGCCCCCAGATCATTCTGGCCCGGGTCAAGAATATCGAGCATCTGCTGTTGGCCCGTCGCGCCCTGGAGCAGAAAAATCTCGCCCTGGACACCGCCCGTTGCAACGCGGAACAGGCTTTGGAAAAACTGGCGGAAAACGAACGGGAACTGCATGCCGCCATGCTGGCTGCGGAACGGGCCAACATGGCCAAAAGCGAGTTTCTGGCGGTGATGAGCCATGAAATTCGTACCCCCTTGAACGGCATTTTGGGCATGGCCGAGCTGTTGATGGATCTGGAACTGGCGGAGGAGTATCGGCTTTATGTCGAGACGATTCGTCGTTCCGGTGAAAATCTGCTGGTGATCATCAATGACATCCTGGATTTTTCCAAGATCGAGGCGGGCCGGCTGGAGTTGGAGGAGATTCCGTTTGGTCTGTGGGGACTGCTGGACGAGTTGAATGTGTTGTTCGGGCAGGTGGCGGCCAACAAGGAGATCGGTTTTGGCGTGGAGTATGGAGGATTGTTGCCCCGGGATTTGATCGGGGATCCGGTGCGGGTGCGGCAGATTTTGACCAATTTGCTTTCCAATGCCCTCAAGTTCACCGAGGCCGGCAGTGTGTTGCTGGCGGTGGAGCCGCTGCGGGTGTCGGCGGAACAGGCCATGATCTGTTTTATTGTCCGTGACACGGGCATCGGCATCAGTTCGGAGAATTTTTCCCGTTTGTTCGACGCCTTTTCCCAGGTGGACAGCTCCACGACCCGCAAGTTCGGCGGTACCGGACTGGGGTTGAGCATCACCAATCGGCTGGTGCGCATGATGGATGGCAAGATCAGTGTGGACAGCACCCCGGGCGTGGGCAGCACCTTCCGGGTGGAAATTCCCTTCAAGATGGCCCGTATCGCCCTGCCCAGCGAAGACGGGGTACACATTCCCGTGCCCCGTTCCGTGGAAATCCCCCTCAACCGCTCCTTGTTGCTGGTGGAAGACGATCCCATCAATCTGGCGGTGATCAAGGGCATGTTGAAACCGTTCCAGATTCGCATCGAAGTGGCCGCCAATGGTCGCATCGCCCTGGATCGACTTTCCCGGCAGCCCTTCGATTTGGTGTTGATGGACTGCCTGATGCCCGAAATGGATGGTTATACCGCCTGTCGGGAGTTCCGCAAGCAGGAGTTCGTCTCCGGTACCACACGGCGTACCCCGGTCATCGCCCTGACCGCCAATGCCATGCAGGGGGATCGGGAAAAGTGTCTGGCCGCCGGCATGGATGATTATTTGAGCAAACCATTCAAGCGCGGTGCGCTGCTGGCGGTGTTGGCCCGATGGTTGTCCCGTGGTCCGGCGGCGTTGTCTTTTGCCGAGTTTTCCCGGGAGGGAGAACCCCGGCGGGAACCAATCGATCGGGCTAAGATCCAAGAGTTGCAGGAGGATCTCGGAGATGAGTTCCATAATGTGCTGCGGACTTTTCAGATGGGGCTCGCCGACCGTGCGATGCGCATTCAGGCTGCGTTGGCGGCCCGGGATCCCAATGGCTTGCGTCTGGAAGTACACTCCTTGAAAAGTCTGTGCGCCCAGTTCGGTCTGAGTCGCATGCGTCCGGTGGTGGTGGAGTTGGAAACCATGGCCCGGGCCGGCCTGCTGGAAGGGGTTCCCGCCCTGGCCGAACAGCTCTTCGAGGAGATCCGGATGGCGGACAAGGCCTTGCAGGCCTATTGCAGGTAAGTGGAGTGGAATCGATGAACGTACATGACGAGTCCAGGGAACTGGGCCGACACTATCGACCAGGAGAGATCATTTTTCGTCAAGGCGACTCTTCCGACAAATTTTACATGGTGCGCAAGGGTCGGGTTTTGCTCACCCGTGAAACCTCCGCCGGCAAAAGCATGCGGGTGGAAATCGGTGACGGCGAAATTTTCGGGATCGCTTCGGCCTTCACGGTCAATCATGAGCGCTTTGCCACGGCCACGGTGCTGGAAGACTCCTATATTCTCGGGATCGATGAAAAAATGTTTATCTCCCGCATGCATCAGGATCCCTCCATCGCCTTTCGCCTGATTCGTCACCTCTCCCAGCGACTGTTCGATCTGGAACATGGTTCCAGTTCCCACTCCACTGGCAAAGGCAACAAGAAACTGGCCCGGTTGGCCAAAAACGACAAAATCGGCAAGACGGAGTCCGCCTCGGTTGCCAATCCCTGCCGCAAGTTGCCCAATGTCCATGATTTCAGTGTCTGTTATCATTTTTTGATCGTGGAAGACGAATTGGAGTATTTTTCGGTGATTCAGGGGTGGCTGGCCAACTCGGTGGAAAATCGGGACGATCCCTTGCGCATTCCCACCTACAAACTGACCCACGCCACCACCTTTGCCGAAGCCGAGTCCCTGTTGCGCCAGGACAAATTCGACCTGATTCTGTTGGACTTGAACCTTTCCGACAGCCAGGGCTATGAAGAGACCTTTATGCGCATGCAGACTCAGGCGTTCGACACCCCGATCATCGTGTTCACCGGCATGGATGACGATCAGCAGGCCATTCAGGCGGTGGAGGATGGGGCTCAGGACTATCTGGTCAAAGGACAGGTCAATCGCCGTACCCTGGTGCGGGCCATTCAACACGCCCTGTCCCGCCACAAAACCCAAAAGGCGGCCCTGGACGAACTGGGAACCCCACAGGAAGAGAATGGTCACAAATATGCCGTCATGCTGCGGGATTGGTTGAATCGGTGTATCGTGCCCCATCATGAGTATTCAAAAGTATAAACCGGTTTCTCCTTTGACTCCCTTTTTTCGTCAGGAAGGGCAGGGCGCGGTTTTGGCTCTGCTGCTGTTGATCGCCTGCGTGATTTTTCTGGCTGCGTTGTCGGTGGGGGGCATGCCGGGAGGCATGCCGGGGGTGTTGGATCTGCTGCGGGGGCAGGGGGATGGGCTGCTGGGCCGGGTGATTCTGGAATTGCGACTGCCCCGGGCGTTGGGTTCCATGGGGGTCGGGGGTCTGTTGGCTCTTTCCGGGGTGTTGATGCAGGTGCTGTTGCGCAATCCTTTGGCGGATCCGTATGTGCTGGGACTTTCCGGAGGGGCGGCTTTCGGGGCGATTTTGGCTTTGATGGCCGGGGGTTCCGGACTGTGGGTGGATGGGGGAGCCTGGCTGGGGGCCATGGCCACCATGCTGGTGGTGTTCTGGCTTGCCGGTGGACCCGGCGGGTGGGAACGGGGATCCCGACTGTTGTTGACCGGGGTGGTGGTGGCTTCCGGCTGGGGGGCCGGGGTGAGTTTTTTGCTGTATTGGATGCCGGATGAACGGTTGCGGGGGGCTTTGTTCTGGATCATGGGGGATCTGGCCCGGGGCGGGGATCCGCTTCCCTCGCTGGTGGTGTTGGTGTTGGTGCTGGGGTGTGTCTGGCCTTTTTCCCGGGCCTTGAATCTGTTGGTCACCGGTCCGGCCCGGGCCGCCTCTCTGGGCGTGGCGGTCACTCCGGTGCGTTTGGCATTGTACCTGCTCTCCTCTTTGGCGGCGGCTTCGGCTGTGGCCACCGCCGGCAGTATCGGTTTTGTTGGTTTGGTGATTCCCCATCTGTTGCGCATGGTCGGTTGTGTGGACCATCGGATTTTGTTGCCCGCCTCCGCCCTGCTCGGGGGCGCCTTGCTGACTCTCGCCGATCTTTTGGCCCGTACCCTCATCGCCCCTCAACAGATGCCGGTAGGTATCCTCACCGCTTTGCTGGGCGCTCCCCTCTTTTTGTGGCTGTTGCGTCGGAGCCTCCGGTGACGGCACCACTGCTGGCGTTGCAGGAGGTGGATCTGGGGGTGGGGGAGCGGCGTTTCTGTCGCAAACTGGATTGGTCGGTGCGTCCCAGAGAGCGTTGGGCGGTGTTGGGCCCCAATGGCGCGGGCAAATCCACTTTGTTGCACGCCCTGGCCGGATTGCAGCCGGTGGATGGGGGGGAGATTTTCCTGGAAGGGCGTCCCCTGCGCGCTCTGAGCCGTCGGGCCGTGGCCCGGAGGGTGGGAATTTTGTTTCAGGAACAGGAGTATCCCTTTCCCGCCACGGTGCTGGAGTGTGTGTTGGCGGGTCGCACCCCCCATGTCCCTTTCTGGGCGCGGGATACGATGGACGATCATCAACTGGCTTTGGACGCCTTGCGGGAAACCGGATTGGAAGCTCTGGCCCACCGTCAGGTGGAAACCCTGTCCGGCGGGGAGCGCAGACGCATGGAAGCCGCCACGTTGCTGGTGCAATCCCCGCGACTGCTGCTGCTGGATGAACCCACCAATCATCTCGACTTGGGGCATCAGATCGGTCTGCTGGAGTTGCTGGTCCGCAAGACCGCAGCGTCGAACGGTGCCATGATTCTAGTGCTGCACGATATCAATCTGGCGGCGCGGTTTTGTGATCGTTTTTTGTTTCTGTTCGGTTCCGGGGAGAGTCTGATGGGGGATCGGGAGCAGATGTTGCAACCGGCGCTGCTCTCCCGCCTGTTCCGACATCCCATGCGGGCGGTGGCGTGGGGGGAGAGGGGGTTCTGGATGCCGGAGTGAGTGGTCCATGGTCTGGGGTGATGTTTCAAAAGTGCAACTGGTTTGTTGCATTGATGAAACATGGCGGCAGGCGGCAGGAAGAAGCAGCCCTTGCTGGGTTCCAGGATTGAATTTGGCGGTATTATTGCATCCTTGATTCGGAATAACCTTGAACCTGGATGGATGGAAGAATATGCGTCTTTTTCAATCGTTGAGCCATACGGTTTGGGTGGGCTTGGTGATCCTCGGTGGTCTCTTGATCGCGGTATCGTTTTTGTTATTTCAGGAAACGGGCCGGATTCATCAGCAGGCCATGAATGATCACGGTTTCCTGAGCCTGTTGAACACCGTGCTGGAAGTGCGTAGATTTGAAAAAAGCTATTTGATCTATCATGAAAAAAGTGCATTTGAAAACACTTTAAGTTATCTTGATCAGACGGATCGGCAATTGCGGGAATATCGTGGTGCCATCCTTTCCAGACCGGATGGGGAGAAAATTTTTCAACGGATGTTGAATGTTTCGGTGGAGTATCGGGATCATTTTCTGCGTTATCCTTTATTGCTGGAACAAGATCCCAAGGCCATTCAGACCCTTGAAATCACGTTGCATCAGTTGGGCAAGCAGTTGATCGGATTGGCTGAGCAGCTTGCCGCGGATACCGAGGATAATATTTCGGTGATTCTGGGTGATACCCGCATCTTCATCATTTTGGCGAATGTGTTCTTTCTCGGTTTGTTGATTCTCTATGGGATTGTTTTGTTGCGTCGGGCTGTGTTGCCGTTGCGGGAGTTGCAGGAAGGATTGTCATCGATTCTGGAAGGGGATCGGGATCAATTGGATCCTCCCTGTCAGGATCGGGAGATCGTGTCGTTGAGCCGGATGATCAATTTGGCTTTGAAGACCATTGGACAGAATCGGGAGGAACGTTCCAGGCAGGCGCAATTCGTCTATTCGGATGCGGTGTTGTCCCGGTTGGTCAAAACTCTTGAGAAACCCATGGCCAATATTTCCACCACCTGCCAGATTCTGATGGAAGAACAGCCGGAAAATGGCTCCCAGGACATGCTGGTGAGGATTCATCAGCAGGCGGAGCAGGGAAGCCGTCTGTTGACTGCGATTCAGGAATACGCCCACGCGCAAGATAAACCCAATAGCCCGATTCCATTGGCTCCGTTGTTGGATCGGGTGTTGAACGTCTTGAAAGAGACTCGGCCATCCGTGGGGATGGTGGGCTTGGAGGTGTCCACGGATCTGGTGGTGATCGGCAATCCGGCCACGCTTGCACAGGGGTTGAGTGATTGGATGCTTCATGTTTTGGGATCGTCTCCCGTTGGCATGGCATGCGACCTGAAAGCCCGACGGCTTTCGGAAGTGGAGATGCGCGCCACCTTGGAACGCTCCGTATTGCGTCCTCTGGTTTGGTTGTCCCCCGAATGCCATGAAGTGGTGGAGATTTCTTTGCCGTGGATCGGGGAAATCCCTTCGACTCCGGAACAGCCGTTACAGGATGTCTCCTGGCTTTGTCTTCCTGGAGAAGATGGCAATCCGGGAATCTGTCTGTTGCCGGGCATCATCCGCCGTCATGGTGGCGCCATGTTGGTGGAGTCGAGGGAGGACGCCCGTGTGCGTTTTTGTCTTTGGTTGCCTGCAAGCCATGAAAGGATGGGGGCAACGGATCCCTTGCTCCGGGAGCGTTGACTCCGATGTCTGAACCCGTTCGCGTTCTTCTGGTGGATCGCGACAAGGCGGCCTTGCATATTCTGGAGCATATCCTGCGCAAAGCAGGATGTCGGGTCATGACCGTCCCAGGTGGGGTATCCGCATTGCAATATCTGGAACGACACGTGGCGGATCCGGAACCCGTTGAGGTGATTCTCGCCGACTTGGGGTTGGACCCTATGGATGAGAGTCATTTTCTGCGCCATTGTCAGCGTTTGCTACCCTCCAGCGCCTTGATTTTCGTATCCGACACGATTTCGGTCTCTTCGGTGGTCGATGTCATTCGACAAGGTGCCTTTCATTATCTGATCAAGCCCATTCGGCCCCAGGATTTGCGGCAGACTGTCGCCAGTGCCGCCGAGAACAGTCGTCGTCAATCGGCACAACAGGGAAATCCCGCCAGCGGAGTGATTGCCGGATGGCATCATCCGTTGATCACGCAGGATCCGGTCATGTTGCGTCTGCTGGCTCAGGTCTCCAGGATCGCGGGATTGGATCTGCCGGTTCTGATCACCGGGGAAACCGGAACCGGCAAGGAGATTCTGGCCCGACTGGTCCATGACCTGAGTACTCGGGCCAAAAAGCCTTTTGTAGCCGTCAATTGCGGGGCATTTCAGGAGGAGTTGCTGGCCAACGAGTTGTTTGGTCATGCACGGGAAGCCTTCACCGGCGCGGTGCGGGATCGCAAGGGTGTGGTGGACGCTGCCGCCGGAGGGAGTTTGTTTCTCGATGAGATTACCGAAATGTCATTGTCCATGCAGGTCAAGTTGTTGCGTGTCATCCAAGAAAAAGAGTTGCTGCGATTGGGCATGAGCAGGCCGGTTCCCATCGATGTGCGTTTCATGGCCGCATCCAATCGGGATATTCGTCAGGAGGTGGAAGCGGGTCGTTTTCGACGTGATCTGTATTATCGATTGAATGTGGTGGATTTTCATCTTCCTCCCCTGTCGGAGCGTCAGGGGGATATTCCCTTGCTGGTGCAGCATTTTATCGAAAAACACGCCAAGGCTCTGAACAAAAGAATCACTGGTATCAGCCCCCAGGCCATGGCGCTGCTGTGTGATCACCGGTTTCCGGGCAATGTGCGGGAACTGGAGAATGTCATTTTGCGTGCCGTGGCCTTTGCCACCACGGCTGAGGTGGGGGTTTCTGAACTACCTGAATCATGGAGTGTCGCTGAGTCGTTGCATCTGTTCAAGCGTTCGGATGATCAGAAATATCTTTCATTGGAGGAGATGGTCCAGCGCTATATCGTCTGGATTTGTCAGGAGACCCAGGGCAACCAGGGATTGGCGGCCAGAATACTGGGGCTGGATCGGGTCTCCCTTTGGAGACGATTGAAGAAAATCCGCGCCCATTCCAACAGTGTGGAACCTGCCGACCGGCCATCAGACGACCATTCTTGAAAATTGGCTTGCAATGGCTGTCGCCTCTGATTTCAACCCGGATTTTCCAGTGAGAGATTGCTGAATCCCCGATTTTTGTTTCCCGACCCATTGAGCGGATTTCTGTGGGTTTGTGTTGCGGTCTGGCGGGTTGCATTTATGCAACATGGCAGGCCGCATGGTTGTTAAAATACGAATTAATATGCTGATTATTAAGTATAAAATTGAATGGCGTAGGGCTTGCTCCTGAGGTGGGTACATGTCCACTCGGTCATTGAGTCTGACCGGATGTTGCAAGAGGAGCAACCGATGAATTATGCGCACAGGAAGGTGCTGATTACTGGTGGCCTGGGATTGATCGGTTCCAATCTGGCTCGCCGTCTTGTGGCCATGGGAGCCCAAGTGGCCATTTTGGATGTGCTGCTTCCCGGCCATGGGGGGAATCTGTTCAATATTCGTGACATTCGTTCTGAGATTGCCCTCCACATCCAGGATGTGCGGGATCCTTTGGCCTTGGAAGCGTGTCTGCCGGGACAAGATATTGTCTTCAATCTCGCGGCCCAGACGGGACATTTGGAGTCCATGATCGATCCTGCGATGGATTGTGCCATCAATGTCGGTGGTCAACACCTTTTTCTGGAAACCTGTCGCAGGTTGAATCCGCAGTTGCGTATCGTTTTTGCCAGTACCCGGCAGATTCATGGCAAACCCTGTTATTTACCCTTGGACGAACGGCATCCGGTTCAACCGGTGGATTTCAATGGAATCCACAAGGCAACGGCAGAGTATTATCATCAATTGTATCACACCGTGTACGGTCTTGAAGTGACAATAATACGTATGACCAATACTTATGGCTGTGGTATGCGCATCATGGATGCGCGCCAGTCGTTTTTGGGATATTGGTTTCGCCTGCTGCATGAAGGCAGAATTTTGCCTGTTTTCGGAGATGGTGAGCAACTGCGGGATTTCAATCATGTGGATGATTGTGTGGAGGCCTTGTTGCTGGCCGGATCATGTCCGGAGGCCATCGGCAAGGTCTATCTGTTGGGCGGGGAAGAGGTGGTGTCGTTGCTGGATTTGGCCAGGAGCATGAGCAGTTTTACCCAGCAGGGAGGCTATGAACTGGTGCCGTTTCCCAGAGATCGGCAAAAAATCGACATTGGGAGTTGTTATGGAAATTTTTCCAGGATCGCCTGCGAACTGGGATGGAGACCAAAAATTGACCTGATGGCGGGATTGCGGAGTACGATTAATTATTATAATTGTTTTTACGACCACTATGTTCAGGCGGATTCATGAACGTTCAAGCCGGTCATTTGCCAGTGTGTGACAGACCCGACATTCCGATGACTGATCTGACCGGAGGACCGGCAGCGATGCATCGGGCCATGTTGCAGGCGGTTGAACGGGTATTGTCCTCTGGACGATATGTGCTGGACCGGGAGGTCGAACGGTTCGAGCAGCTATGGGCCGAGCAGTGCGGGGTACGGTTTGGGATTGGGGTGGGTAACGGCATGGATGCCATAGGTATCGCCTTGTGTGCCAGCGGGATCGGTCCGGGGGATGAGGTGATTGTGCCGGCGATGACCGCTTTTGCGACGGTATTGGCTGTGATTCGTACCGGAGCCACTCCGGTTTTGGCGGATATCGATCCCGCGACCGCGTTGTTGAGTCTGGAAAGCGCACAACGGGTTCTGAACATGCGTACGCGGGCTGTGGTGGTGGTGCATCTGTATGGCCGGATGGTGGAGATGGAAGCATGGGTTGTCTGGTGTCGTGAGCACGGCTTGGCGTTGATCGAGGATTGCGCTCAGGCGCATCTGGCCAGCAGACACAGCAAGATGGCTGGTTCGTTTGGTCTGGTGGGAGCCTTCAGCTTTTATCCCACCAAGAATCTCGGCGCCATCGGAGATGCGGGCATGTTGATCACCGACGATGAAATGATTGCCAAAAAGGCTCGACAATGGCGGGATTATGGTCGGAGTGCTGCCGATGGCTCTGGATTGCATCTGTTGGCCGGCATGAACAGCCGTCTGGATGAAATTCAGGCTGCTTTGTTGGCCGTACGACTTCCGTGGCTGGAAACGTTCAACGCAGCCAGACGAACCACTGCAGGGAAATATCGGGAACGGATGTGCAATCCTTGGGTAACGTTGCAACCCGACGCAGAAGAACCGACTGGTCATGTCTATCATCAATTTGTGGTGAATGTGCCCCAGCGTCATGCCTTGCGGGCGCATTTGCGAAAGAAGGGTGTGCATACCGGGTTGCATTACGCCTTGCCGATCCATTGGCAACCCGCGTGGTCGAATGCTCCATCCGATCCCCTTGGACTCATTCACGCCGAACGGCACGCATGCCGTTGTCTTTCCTTGCCCTGTCACCCATTTTTGTCCATTGAGTCGGTGGACAGAGTGGTTGCGGCGCTCAATGCCTTTGTGCCCACCGGGGATGGGGCGCCATGAAGCCCCCATGCAGTGGGCATTCCGGAGGGGTTCATAAATGCCTGGTGGCTGGATTGTCCTTGACTCGAACCCCCGTATCCGAGACGGATTGGTGGCAAAAAGGAATAGAATATCATCTGGCGGGTGATTTGGCCATGGCGGAATGGTGTTATGGGCAAGTATCATCAAATAAGCCGGAATATGTTTGCGTTCTGGGAAATTTGAGTGTGATCCGCAGTGCCCAGGGGCGGTTTGCCGAATCGGCACATTTTTGTCGCCTTGCCTTGGGGATTCGACCGGATTTTGTGGGCGCTCATATCAATCTGGCCAATGCCTTGTCCTGCATGGGACGCCACCAGGAGGCTGAGGTGGTCTGCCGGCACGCTTTGGCATTGGAACCGGATTCTTTGTCTGCCCTGGAGGCATTGGGCAACGTCTTGAGCGCCATGGGGCGCATGGAAGAATCTGAGGGTTGTTTGCGTCGTGTTTTGGCCGTGGAGCCGGACAATGTGCGGACACATCTGGCGTTGGGGGTTGTGTTGACTCAATCGGCCCGTTATCCCGAGGCTGAAATAACCTTTCGTCATGTTTTGGCCTTCAACCCGGATGATGGGGCGGCGCTCAACAATCTGGGGAATGTATTGACTTCCATGGGCCGCTTTGTCGAGGCGCGTGATCTGTTGTTGCGGGCGGTTGCCTTGAAACCCGAGGATGCGCGGACTTTGTTGAATCTGGGGGTGGTTTGCAATAATCTAGGGAAATTTAAAGAGGCTGAAAATTATTATCGTCTGGCTATTAAATATGATTATAATTATCTTGACTCTCTGAGTAATTTGCTTTTCATGCAGAATTACCACGGAGATGGTCGCATGGAAAAGGCGATGGAGGATGCCCAGCAATATGGCGCATTGGTGGCCTCAAGAGCCAAGCCATTCAGTCATGCTGCCGATGCTGCCGCGGTGGGGCGCACCTTGCGGGTGGGAATGGTCTCTGGAGACCTGCTCAACCATCCTGTCGGATATTTCCTGGATGGGTTGTTGCCTTGTTTGTCAGGAGAAGAGGTCGAGCTTTACGTTTACTCCAATCATTTTCAAGAGGACGACCTGACGCATCGTTTGAAGCGGGTGACACCCCATTGGCGCATGGTTTTTGGCATGAGTGATGAGGTGTTGGCCCATGGCATTCATCAAGACAGGGTGGATATTCTGGTGGATCTGTCCGGTCATACAGCCCGCACCCGGTTGTCGGTATTTGCCTGGAAACCGGCACCGGTTCAGGTGACTTGGTTGGGTTATTTCGCCACGACTGGTGTGTCCGCCATGGATTATATTCTCGGAGATCGGTTCAATCTGCCGGAGTCGGAAGTGGATCATTTCACTGAAACGCCATGGCGTCTGCCCGATTGTTATTTTTGTTTCACCCCTCCGGAATCCGCTCCGCCGGTCTCCCCTTTGCCTGCCTTGCAACACGGGTTTGTCACCTTTGGATCTTTCAACAATACCAACAAGATGACCGATGATGTGGTCGGATGCTGGAGCGGCATCCTGCGGGCTGTTGCGGGCAGTCGTCTGTTCCTGAAGAATAAATCTCTGCTGGATCCAGGCATGAGACAATCGGTGATCGAACGGTTTGCTGTTCATGGAATCACCAGCGATCGATTATGGCTGGAAGGACCATCCGATCGGAAACGCTATTTGAGCGCCTATCATCGGGTGGATATCGCCTTGGACAGTTTCCCTTATCCAGGAGTGACCACCAGTATGGAAGGTTTATGGATGGGGGTGCCGGTGATCACCCGGAAGGGTAATCGTTTTTTGTCGCATCAGGGGGAGTCCATTCTGGCCAATGTCGGCTTGGCTGACTGGATCGCGGTGGACTGTCAGGAGTATGTGGCCAAGGCGATGGCTTTTTCTGCCGATTTGCCCGGATTGGCTGCGTTGCGTGCCGGTTTGCGTCTTCGGATGGCCGGTTCACCGGTGCTGGATACGGCTTTGTTCGCAAAGAATCTGGCTGGTGCCTGGCGGGAGATGTGGCGGATCTGGTGTCAATCGTAAGAGTGATCCCCCATGGCCTTTCAATGGATTCGGCCATGGGGTGTTTCCTGGTGTGACGTTTTTCAAGGGGTCGGGACGACCGCTCCCAAAGAGGTGGGATGCCATCCCATCAAAACAAGCATCACCACAAATCCCACCACATAGCCCAAGGCCACATGCCAACCGTTCTTGAGCCAGGCTCCCACCGATTTGGCCTCGGGAATGATGTTGGAGATTGCCACTCCCGCCGAAGAGCCAAACCAGATCATGGAGCCGCCAAATCCCACCGAGTAGGCGAGCATGCCCCAGTCATAGCCCCCCTGTTTGATCGCCAGGGCGGTGAGGGGGATGTTGTCGAAGATGGAGGAGATGAAGCCCAGAATCAGGGAGGATGACCAGGAGGCTGGGGGGAGTTTTTCCACCGGCATCAAAGAAGCGCAGGTGACCAGGGCCAATAGGAACAAGGAGCCGCGTGCGGTTTCCGGGATCAGTTTCCAGTTGGGGGCGCGCCACGGGGCGGTGGCCAGCAGCGCCACCCACACCGCAACCCCGATGAAGGGGAAATGATCCGCCAGTACGGCGAATTTGATGTTGATGACGACATTGGTGACCACCGCCGCGATCAGAATGATGAAGACAATCGCCACCCGGGCCTTGTCGATGTGGAGGGTCCGGGAGCCGGCGGTGAGCATCTCCGCGTGTTTGCCTTGCTGCATGGAGGCGGGGATGCCGAAGACGAACAGCGCGGTTATCGCCGCCACATACGCGGGCACAACGTCCAGGGGATTGACGCCGGCGATCCACATCATGGTGGTGGTGGTGTCTCCCACCACGCTGCCGGCGCCTCCGGCGTTGGAAGCGGCCACGATGGCGGCCACATAGCCGATGTGAACCCGACGTTTGTAGATGGACATCGCCACCGTTCCGCCGATGATCGCCGCTGCGATATTGTCCAGGAAACCGGAAAGCACGAAAATCAACACCAGCAGTATAAAGGCTCCCTTCCAGCCCTGTGGCAGCAGTCGGGGAATCCATTCCGGCACATGGCTGCGCTCGAACTGATCCGCCAGCAGCGCAAAGCCCACCAGCAGACAGAACAGGTTGGTCAGGATCACCCATTCGTGTCCAAAATGGGCCGCCAGTCCCTGAAAACCAGCCCCATGCTTGAATCCCGTCACCGAGACATTATACAAAACGATTACCGCCAGCCCCCCCAGCGCCACGTGCAGTACCCGGTTGTGAAACAGGGCGACGCCGATCAGGGTCAGGCCAAACAAAATGAAGTCAACCGGGACTCCGGCCACGGTCGGACCATCCAGCCGGGATTGGGCCCAGGCGTTGTCGGGCAACAACAAGGTCAGGGCCAGCGATCCGGCGTGTTGACTGGTGCGGGTGAGGAATCGGTTCACAACGCAGCTCCTTTCGTGGGTGGGCATGGGGGCGCAGAAGGCCGTGAATGGGTGTCGGGAATGGTAGGGGAGGGCGGATAATTTATGCAATTGATAATCGTCTCTGGAGGTTTGGAAATTTCTTGAAATTTTATAATTCACCCTAATGGATTTTTCAATAACTTAATAATTATTAAGTTTTT of Magnetococcales bacterium contains these proteins:
- a CDS encoding citrate transporter, with amino-acid sequence MTLLLPDNAWAQSRLDGPTVAGVPVDFILFGLTLIGVALFHNRVLHVALGGLAVIVLYNVSVTGFKHGAGFQGLAAHFGHEWVILTNLFCLLVGFALLADQFERSHVPEWIPRLLPQGWKGAFILLVLIFVLSGFLDNIAAAIIGGTVAMSIYKRRVHIGYVAAIVAASNAGGAGSVVGDTTTTMMWIAGVNPLDVVPAYVAAITALFVFGIPASMQQGKHAEMLTAGSRTLHIDKARVAIVFIILIAAVVTNVVINIKFAVLADHFPFIGVAVWVALLATAPWRAPNWKLIPETARGSLFLLALVTCASLMPVEKLPPASWSSSLILGFISSIFDNIPLTALAIKQGGYDWGMLAYSVGFGGSMIWFGSSAGVAISNIIPEAKSVGAWLKNGWHVALGYVVGFVVMLVLMGWHPTSLGAVVPTP
- a CDS encoding tetratricopeptide repeat protein, encoding MIRSAQGRFAESAHFCRLALGIRPDFVGAHINLANALSCMGRHQEAEVVCRHALALEPDSLSALEALGNVLSAMGRMEESEGCLRRVLAVEPDNVRTHLALGVVLTQSARYPEAEITFRHVLAFNPDDGAALNNLGNVLTSMGRFVEARDLLLRAVALKPEDARTLLNLGVVCNNLGKFKEAENYYRLAIKYDYNYLDSLSNLLFMQNYHGDGRMEKAMEDAQQYGALVASRAKPFSHAADAAAVGRTLRVGMVSGDLLNHPVGYFLDGLLPCLSGEEVELYVYSNHFQEDDLTHRLKRVTPHWRMVFGMSDEVLAHGIHQDRVDILVDLSGHTARTRLSVFAWKPAPVQVTWLGYFATTGVSAMDYILGDRFNLPESEVDHFTETPWRLPDCYFCFTPPESAPPVSPLPALQHGFVTFGSFNNTNKMTDDVVGCWSGILRAVAGSRLFLKNKSLLDPGMRQSVIERFAVHGITSDRLWLEGPSDRKRYLSAYHRVDIALDSFPYPGVTTSMEGLWMGVPVITRKGNRFLSHQGESILANVGLADWIAVDCQEYVAKAMAFSADLPGLAALRAGLRLRMAGSPVLDTALFAKNLAGAWREMWRIWCQS
- a CDS encoding DegT/DnrJ/EryC1/StrS family aminotransferase → MTDLTGGPAAMHRAMLQAVERVLSSGRYVLDREVERFEQLWAEQCGVRFGIGVGNGMDAIGIALCASGIGPGDEVIVPAMTAFATVLAVIRTGATPVLADIDPATALLSLESAQRVLNMRTRAVVVVHLYGRMVEMEAWVVWCREHGLALIEDCAQAHLASRHSKMAGSFGLVGAFSFYPTKNLGAIGDAGMLITDDEMIAKKARQWRDYGRSAADGSGLHLLAGMNSRLDEIQAALLAVRLPWLETFNAARRTTAGKYRERMCNPWVTLQPDAEEPTGHVYHQFVVNVPQRHALRAHLRKKGVHTGLHYALPIHWQPAWSNAPSDPLGLIHAERHACRCLSLPCHPFLSIESVDRVVAALNAFVPTGDGAP
- a CDS encoding NAD-dependent epimerase/dehydratase family protein, yielding MNYAHRKVLITGGLGLIGSNLARRLVAMGAQVAILDVLLPGHGGNLFNIRDIRSEIALHIQDVRDPLALEACLPGQDIVFNLAAQTGHLESMIDPAMDCAINVGGQHLFLETCRRLNPQLRIVFASTRQIHGKPCYLPLDERHPVQPVDFNGIHKATAEYYHQLYHTVYGLEVTIIRMTNTYGCGMRIMDARQSFLGYWFRLLHEGRILPVFGDGEQLRDFNHVDDCVEALLLAGSCPEAIGKVYLLGGEEVVSLLDLARSMSSFTQQGGYELVPFPRDRQKIDIGSCYGNFSRIACELGWRPKIDLMAGLRSTINYYNCFYDHYVQADS